The Devosia sp. genome segment AATGTGTAGGGATGCTAACATTTTTCCAACTGGTCAAAATTTCTTGGGTTCGGGCGCCAACGTCAAGGCCCAAAAATATGACCTGAGCAAAATCATTGGGAGCGAGAGTTTCGTGTCCACCTCATCCACCGTTGCGCCGAACGATCTCAGCGCCTTCTGGATGCCCTTCACGGCAAACCGGCAATTCAAGAAATCCCCGCGCATGTTCGTGGGGGCCAAGGACATGCACTACACCACCTCGGACGGCCGCCAGGTGCTCGATGGCACGGCGGGCCTGTGGTGCGTCAATGCCGGCCATGCGCGGCCGAAAATCGTTGAGGCCATCGCCAGGCAGGCGGCCGAACTCGACTATGCGCCGGCCTTCCAGATGGGGCACCCCAAGGCCTTCGAGCTGGCCAACCGGCTGGTCGACATCGCGCCCGAGGGGCTCGATCATGTGCTGTTCACCAATTCGGGTTCGGAATCGGTGGAAACCGCGCTCAAGGTGGCCCTGGCCTATCAGAAGGTGAAGGGCGAAGGCTCGCGCACCCGTCTCATCGGCCGCGAGCGCGGCTATCACGGCGTCAATTTCGGCGGCATTTCGGTGGGCGGCATCGTCACCAACCGCAAGATGTTCGGCACGCTGCTGACGGGCGTCGACCACCTGCCGCATACCCATAATCTCGGCAAGAACGCCTTTTCGCGCGGCGAGCCGGAACATGGCCTGGACCTGGCCGATGAACTCGAACGCATCGTCACCCTGCATGACGCCTCGACCATTGCGGCCGTCATCGTCGAGCCGGTGGCCGGATCGACCGGCGTGCTCATTCCCCCGCCGGGCTATCTCAAGCGCCTGCGCGAGATCACCCAGAAGCACGGCATTTTGCTGATCTTCGACGAGGTGATCACCGGCTTCGGGCGCCTGGGTACGCCCTTTGCCGCCGACTA includes the following:
- a CDS encoding aspartate aminotransferase family protein; this encodes MPFTANRQFKKSPRMFVGAKDMHYTTSDGRQVLDGTAGLWCVNAGHARPKIVEAIARQAAELDYAPAFQMGHPKAFELANRLVDIAPEGLDHVLFTNSGSESVETALKVALAYQKVKGEGSRTRLIGRERGYHGVNFGGISVGGIVTNRKMFGTLLTGVDHLPHTHNLGKNAFSRGEPEHGLDLADELERIVTLHDASTIAAVIVEPVAGSTGVLIPPPGYLKRLREITQKHGILLIFDEVITGFGRLGTPFAADYFGVTPDIMVTAKGLTNGVIPMGAVMVSKAIHDAFMGGPEHMIEFFHGYTYSGNPVASAAGLATLETYKDEGLLTRGAELAKAWEDGLHSLKGEPHVIDIRNIGLVGAIELEPIAGQPTKRAFSAFLHAYEHGFLIRTTGDIIAMSPPLIISESQIAELIDGVRAALRSID